The window ATGTTGACAGTGCAGATGAACTAGATGAAGATGCAGATTTCAATCTTGAGAATGAAGAGGAACAGGGGCTGTTGGAGTTGATTGCCGAGGGCGACGAGGATGGCGATGAAGATTATGGTGAGGCAGGTGGATCTTTAAGCAGTGGAGATGAAGGAGATTTTGCTTTCTAGATCCATATGGGCCATTGAACAATAGTGGTTTCATCAATGTAATTACCACAATATTTCTGGAAGTAGAATCTATGAGGAACTCATAATTGTAAGTAAAATAGATTAGTGGGAGAGTGAGTTCAATGGGGAACTAACATCTTGACTCCTtggtaaggaaaaaaaaaaactttattcaATTCTTTTATATGTTTTATCTTTTTTGTTTCATTCGTTACCTTGAAGTTGATTCAGCTTCGATTAGGAATTTAGAGGACTTATTGTTGCCACAAGTAACCTTTTCGAATGCCTTATTATCATCatcatttttaaaaaagaaaatttcattattttttcGGTACCGTTCTACCAGGCTTATCGAATGGTAAATATCGAATTATAGAGTGGATATCATCTTTTTTGAGCATCCGCATGCTAAACTTCAATATTGCTTATTGGAATCGGCGAATCAGCACTTTATTAAAGAACTAGCCTGCTCTATTGTTTAAGCAAGCAAGCTTCTCGGACGGCAGGGTGAGATCGAATTTTATATTTTCTTCTGAAATTCAACTTGCAGACAATCGAACCATCACTGCTCGGTGAACCGTGGTCCGTTACCACACAGCAACAGCCTtttggttaaaaaaggaaagcccAACTCGAATTCAAAATTAACTTCGACTCCCTTAGTCTGCTGCATCCGCTGTCAAACTCAATCAGATCACAGGAAAAACCAGTCGTCTGTTTCGTTACTTTACTTCCACGTGGGAGAATCCCATAGGGCTGTGACCTGATTTCGCTGTATGATGTCTCTGTATCAAGGAGCGGATCGCCCTCGCCCAGCATCTCCGCTGCTATGTCCTCCCTTCGTtgtctccttcctccttcctcgcTTTCGCCTTCTAAAACCTTATCGAGGCTTCGCAACTTGAGTTGCTTTCCtcctctttttccttattttttctctttaGACTCCCGCTCTCTGTCGATGAGAGATTGCATTCTCGGCGAAGTGTGGGAGGCGAGATTTGATGGGTTTGGGGGCACGTTGTTCCGGCTTCGAGTTTATGTGAGGACTCACTGAAATAGTGTTGAAGATGAACCCTGGCGAGACGGAGAGCTCCGGATCGTTGTTTTCCACTGAGTACTTGGATAAACAGgtcaaattgtttttttttttttttttttttttcgttcgAGTATTCTTCTTGAAGCACTACAACAATTTTAGAATTGTATTTATATGCTCATAGTAAATGGCATTCATTCATTATGGCCCATCTTTGGTGCCGTTTTTACCATTTCCTAATTCTCTGCTCAAACTTTCGTCTCTCACTCCTGCGGTATGCAGACAAGAAATGACCTTTTTTCGCGTGTCTTCTTCATGCATATGGCTCACTTGTCAAGTTCAGTGGAGCATGTGGTTAAGGattgtttcctttgttttttttgttttggctTCTGTAGAATGCAATTATGGAGTGTTTGAAAGTCGATGTAAATGATGCTTTGGTTTGCTAAGATGGGTCACAAGTTAGCGAATTATTTCATAAAATGGATCTCTCTGTAACTATTCCTGAGCAAATAGAGAAAGGGGAAATTACTATACAGCTTTTAATGAGTCTTTGTGGCTAATCTTTGCATACTTGGGACTTGGTAACTAAATGTGAAGAGGTGCCTAGTGCATTACCACATCGAGGGATATGTGGCTTCTCGCTTAcaattagaaagtttattttgtgTCTAGCTCATCACCCATGTCATAAAGCAGATATTGTCTTGGTGGTGCGAGTTATGTCTAAATGTACTCAATTGTTGCTATAGTCTTATCTGCATTCAAGCAGTGTCTTATGATCCTGATCCTTACATCTCAGGATGTGTAGACACTTTAATTATTCAAATTATATGGAAGTTGAATAAATATCTGGAAAACGAATTGCAGGAGGTAGCAAGGGAATCTCTAGTTGGTTCTTCAACAAACCTTGCCCAATTGTCAAATGATCCAAACAATAATTTACAAGTAGATGGAATTGCAAAGCACCTCGCCGAGAAACTATCTGCTTCTCTTGAAAGTATATGTGCTAAAGAGGAATTGGTCAAGCAGCATGCAAAAGTTGCTGAAGAAGCCCTTTTAGGTAATTTTCCCTCCTTATCCAAGTACCTTAATGTGCAATCATTTGAAGCATTTCAGCTGAAACTAGTGAACTCTTTTTAGATGGATAATCAGGAACTAGTGTGAATAATCATCTCACCTCACTCCTTGCACCACTACTGACTGCCCAGCCCAAATATAGTGCTCATGCTTCTTAACATGGAAAAAAATCATGGTAGGCAATGTTGTGTGAAAGTTGTTCAATCCACTAAAAGATGATCtttatataaattcctttttacTACTGCAGGTTGTATGTTGTAGCTTTGCCTAATTTCTTATATTCCCACATATAAGATGAAGCTACAGACTATAGGTTTCTGATACTCCTATGTAGTTGCATTTATTTCCTACGGAATATAAGCCTTTTGTACAATAGGTTGATATCTTTCTTAACAGTGCTCAAATCCTGCTTGTATGAAAAATGgttaattaatataaatattcCAAACTTCATTCATTAAAAAATGGTTGATTAATATTCATATCCTAAACTTTTAATCTTTGTTTTTCAAACCTTCAAAGCGTTTCAGTTGCGTTCAGTCAATGCCCCAACTTCTTAAACAATTTTAAATTTATGCGGCAAtcttgtaaattttttatttgttaaacctcttttctcattaaaataatatttataattggaaaatattatttatttatttttacttgaAATAGTTTCTTCATTCAAAAAATAAATTGCCATCTAATGATGATATGCTTATTTGTATAGAAAAAAAATTGGAATTGTTGTTCAAATGAACGGAAAATaactattaaaattaaaaatgttaTATGAATAATTGGATGGCTTGAAACAACTTAAAATGTTTAGATATTGATTAGAAATCAGTGAAACTTTTggatagttttgaaatttttttttggaggtTTAGGGTATTTTAAATAATCACCCttcaaaaaatattatctcatcAATGCATGTGTTGGGTTTTTGGCCTGTCAAATGAAGTATTCGAAGGGACAATATTAagcatataaatataaaaattgattTATTACCTAATATCTTGATGTTTCAAGGATAAATGGTTAGTCAATTAACTTTTAGCACATTTAATATAGAAAGAGAATAATACCATTGTGTTTGGCACAAAGGAAACTAATTGAGGTTGGTGTTCAAATGTGTCAATTTCAAGTCATGTCTTTGATGTGTGCTTGACATATAGTATGCAATTGGCATGTACTTGACAATTGTGTGATAAATTTCTGTGTTGTAATAGTTCTTTTGCTTTTTAGTCATTTCTTAACAATTTCAACAATCTTTGATATTGATGCAATAATTAGTAGACTGTTAAATAAAACCTCAGTTAAATAGATGGAACTTGTTTTTCAGGAAAATAACAGGTAAATATTTAAGACCAGAAGTTCCATTCATGTTGTTGTTCAAGCTATATATAGTAAGATGACTAGTAATGTTTACCAGTGCATGAGCTAATCAAAACATTTATGAAATTTCAATTACCTTGCTAGGGTGGGAGACGTCCAAAAAGGAAGTAATATCTATAAAGCAGCAGCTCAAAGATGCAATACAGATGAACACTTCCCTTGAGGAAAGACTTGGCCATGTTGATGATGCCCTCAAAGAATGTGTCAGGCAACTTCGGCAATCAAGGGAAGAACAAGAGGAAAGAATCCAGGAGGCCATCATCAAGAAAGCCTCTGAATGGAAGTCACAGAAATCTCGACTTGAAACCTGTCTAACTGAGCTCCAATCTCAGCTGGAAGCTAAAACAAAGACTGACTCCCTGCTCATTCATGAGCTTTGCTTAAAAATTGAGATTCTTGAGAAAGAAAATGCTTCATTGAAATGTGAATTGGTTTCTTTAAATGAGGATTTCGATACCCGAACACTAGATATGGAACTCAGTATCAGAGCTGCAGAAACGTCTAGTAAACAGCATTTGGAGAGCATTAAAAAGGTGAGAAAGCTTGAAGCTGAATGCAGAAGCTTGCGTGCTAGGACACCTAAATCATCATTGCTTAATGATTCCAGGCTCATCTGTAATTCCTTGTATGGAGAGTCTCTTACAGATAGCCAGTCTGATAGTGCTGAAAAATTGTTTAGTCTGGACAATGAGCTAAGCATTCCAGATTCATGGGCGTCCGCTTTAATTTCTGAGCTCGATCAGTTCAGAAATGAAAATCAAACTATCAAAAATATTAATAGCCCAGTGGAAATTGACCTGATGGATGACTTCCTTGAGATGGAGAGGTTTGCTGCATTAACTGAAGCTGACTATGGAAGTTCTAGTTTGGAGCATGAAGCTGATATAGATCTTGGGAATCTAAGACAGATATCTTCTAGTAAGATAGCCATGCTGGAAGAGAAGATTGAGAAAATGACAGATGAAAAAGAAGTACTAAAGACGACTTTAGCTGAAGCCAACAGCCAGCTAGAAATTTCTTGCAATCAGTGTGTAGTAGTCGAGAATGAATTGGCTGAATTACACGGGCAACTCAGTTTAGTTAGTGGTGAGAAGAACACTCTAGAGATAAAACTAGAAATATTAGAGGCGAATCGAAAGAGGATGGAACTTGAGCATGAAGCTGCATACAAGGAAATCATGAATTTAAAACATAGAGTAGAATTATTAGAAGGAGAAGTTGAGGTAGAAGAGCCATTAATTGCAAAACTCGCCAGCAGATGTCAGAATGCTGAACCAGTGGACTTGGAACAGAAGGAAAATGAACTTGAGAATAAATATGCATACTGGGAAAGTACCAAGTCAGAGAAGATTAATTTgttagaagaagatgaagagaagagaATACCTAATGGGAGTGCATGTATATATCTGAACATGGATACCTTTGActcaaagaaaaaggaattgAATTGGCAGGTTGAATCAAAAACCTTTGAACCTTCAAAACTACATGAGAGGTTTGATCCAACTGAAAGGAAATCTGAGGTGTTTGGTGCACAGCTTGCAGCAAATCATCCAATTACCAAAGTCATTAATGCAATGGCAGATTTACCatatggagaagttagagaggaTACCTCATTGTCTGGAGATTGTGAGTTTGATGCAGATCTTCCAGAGGCTAAGAAAATAGAACTAGTTGTGCAACTGGAGTTAGAACAGATGGAAGTACAGACCCTGCAAGAGAAGGTGCATATTCTGGATAAACAAATGGAGGGTGAGAAGGAATTGGCTGGTGAATTTGAATCAAGGTGTTATACACTGGAAGATGAATTATCTAGGAAAAGGCAAGATGATTTGCAGCTGTTTGCAAACTCAAATTAACCACTGAAGAGCAGACAAGTAATGTACATTTGTTTTATCATGCATTTCATGCCTGATAGTTGCGCTTAAAATTCTGGCTCTTTCTTAGAGCCATCATATCTCAATATCTTCTTGATATAATTTTTcagtttcttcaaaagattccTAATATTTCAAATGCGATCTTATTAACTACTTAATGGCTCTACAGGAAAATAAGATTGTTCCGGCATCTGGAAGCCTTGCGGAGTGCCAGAAGACCATGGCTGCACTTAACTTGCAGCTCAAATCATTAGCTACTTTGGGGGACTTCTTGTCTGAAGCAAAGACACCAGAATCAAGTGGAGAGGTAATGGGACAACTTGAAGGGGAGCCCAACATATTGGATTTTACCAGTTCCCTGGAAAAAATAGATGACCCCTCCGTTCTTTGCAGTAGCACACAGTTAGATAATCTCACAGAAAAGCAACTTCTGTATATTCCAAGGTGAGAGATGGAAACATGAAACAATTTTTTAAGTAGCTTTTGTAGTTTGTTTAACAGATGTCAACAGGTGTTAGTTACCCAATGCAAAATCCAGCTTAATTGACCTTACTGAGGAAATAATATTAGAAGCTGAGCTCTTGCATTGTATATTTAACATGCATAATTGAATTAAttacatggtttaaaattttgagttgtCATACTGTTTTGCTTGTTGATCCTGTGACTTCCGCAAGCTAAGATTTTGTTAGTAGAGTTGACAATATTAAATACTACTTAACAAACATCTGAAAATGCAATATGACTTAAATATATAGATGAAGctgatatatttttaaaattattaataatttttagatTACATATGCTAGAGGTGATCAATGAGATTCTTTTCTCATCTCCTATTTAATTCCTTGTGCTAATTAGGTCCATCTGGTTCTTATAATTAGGAATGAATTGTTAGCATGAgataatatttttcatttttttaaacagTAAAGTTCTTACTCTTCTATATATTtctaaatacaaaaaaaaaaacatcattctatttcattattttttctaTCGTATTCCGTTTCTTTTTATTTAaccatatatttttcaaaataataaaaaatgataattcTATTTGTGTCGCTTTTCTCTTCTCTATATCTATGTTTAAATGcattaaaataattctaaaattctttttcatttctatCTAATTTGTGTGCCCACGTAAACACAGCGACAACAGTTGTTcggatttcattattaaataagaAGAAATTATATTAAATGACGTAACAGCCCATCACAAAGTCGAGCTATTTCTGTGGTACATCCGTTATATATAACAGAAATGGGGGATATTTTAGGACTATTATCTTTGTTTGTGGCAACGGAATAAATCTCGATCACATTTTTTCTTCGGATCTGACCTTTGCACGcctgcctcttcttcctcctccgcaGGAACTAGGGTTTCGTCGAGACTCCTCCGCCACGATGTCTAGCTTCAGCGGCGACGAAACTGCCCCTTTCTTCGGATTCCTCGGCGCGGCCGCAGCCCTCGTCTTCTCCTGTAATTTTCCCCAATTTCTGCGACCTTTATCTCGGACTCCTATTCCGTTCGAATCAAAAGGTTCGTTTCTTGAAATGTTTTTCATTCTTCTGCAGGCATGGGGGCGGCGTACGGCACGGCGAAGAGCGGCGTCGGGGTGGCGTCCATGGGTGTGATGCGGCCGGAGCTCGTGATGAAGTCGATAGTTCCCGTTGTCATGGCCGGAGTTCTGGGGATTTACGGTCTCATCATTGCGGTGATCATAAGCACCGGGATCAACCCCAAGGCCAAGTCGTACTACCTTTTTGATGGGTATGCCCATCTCTCTTCTGGCTTGGCTTGTGGTCTTGCAGGACTTTCAGCTGGTATGGCCATTGGCATCGTGGGAGATGCTGGAGTCAGGTAGTTGTTGTTTGAGATCCTTTCTAGATTCGATAGTGCTCTctattcctcttttttttttttggtctaaTTATTGACTACGAGCTCTCTAACCTTGTCTTCTGTTATCACATATTTGTCCATTTATCCTCTGATAGTCCTTTCATAAAAGAGCAATTTATTTTTCTAGGTCATGTGTGTAGAATTGGTCAATTGCTTTCTATCTTATATGTTGTTGCAGTCAACGTGATCAAGGGTGTATTTTTCACATCATTAATTGTTATAGTTAAATTACAAAGACCTTGAAGTTCTTCTCTGATATTGAAAAAGAGAGGTAAAGTGTACAAAATTCTACTAGGTGTGCTCATCACGATTCACGAACAAAGTGACCGTGTATAATTAGAAAGTAGGagtgcaaggagttcaaatagcATATAGACCAAAAAGGGAATGCATTTAGGGATTTCAAACTCAAGAGAATAGAGGGTCATTGTTGTCTCGTGAAACTGGTTAGGGTTATGTTTACGTAGTTGAAACAAATAATAGTTCTGTAATAATTTAACCCAACGTTACACTTGCCCTCTCATAAAGCCAACAAATGTACAAATTTCATACCTTTACATTCAGTAGGTTATAGTGATTGAAGttaggataatttttttttttgggtaatCTAGCTGTCTGGGCTTTGCTTGACTAATCTTGGAGGTAGATAGTTTTTCCTCTGATTCGTCTACTGGATAAATCCAAAGCACAATTTATGCACACTTAGAGGTTGACTTTCATAATCATCCCCACTACAATTCAAACTCTTCTCCTCTTATTTATCCTCTGAGTGTTTTATCACTACACACCCGTAGGGGCGAAGTTAGGATAATATTGCAGCAAAAGGTGATAACCCTCACTTTGAGGGCCCTTCTAGGACTGCCCCTCATGAATCTAACATTTCTTCCTTTAGTTCTTGTTGCAAAGGGACGGCACATGGGGTACAATCTACTGATCATATTGTTGCGTTTAACTGCAGAGCCAACGCCCAGCAGCCGAAGTTGTTCGTAGGTATGATTCTCATACTCATCTTCGCAGAAGCTCTCGCCCTTTACGGCCTCATTGTCGGCATCATCCTTTCTTCTCGGGCTGGCCAATCTCGAGCAGACTAACACCGCCACATTTATGACCGTCAGCATTATTTCAATCACACTTATCGTATGTAAATTTATTCTGTCGAGACTGTGTTGCTACTTTACGGATAAGAGTCGCGCGTTTCTGTGGACTCGCATCACTTTGCTCTATAATAATTAATCTGGTGTTGTGAACTTTTTAATCTTGGTATTTTTCCTGTGTCGCTTTTTGTTGATTATGAATGCCTTTGCTGCAAACGTGCAAAGTTGATTGATGTTGAATAATTAGTtgctcctatatatatatatatatatatatatagtttgtgGGAATTTGCTTGATAGTATTGGAACTAATAATATGCAGTAAATTTTTTCATTATAGTCAAATGATATCAGCTTTTTTccttattataattttattaagtaacattataattaaaattttaaaaacatttcgtTAACATTTTCAAAAAACTGATAAACTCAGATTTGAAAATTCCACTTTTACTTTTGCCTTCTCAACAAGAGGAACAAAGTGACTCTGTTTATGTTGTAAACCCAAGAAATACAATTTCTCTACTGTACAGGACAATGTACAAATGTATCGTGTGGAATCTGCGAGATGCTGAAGGCAACAGCACGTCTGATAGTGCTACTCCACCCAGTTAATGTCCAGGTCCTTCAGTTTCAAAACCCATTTCTGTGTGTCTTGAGCAATCATTGGCTTGCTTGGCCTCTTTGTTGCTGCAACATCGCTCTGCTCATCTTGTTGGATGGCTGATCTTTTCCTAGGGTATCTCAGTTCAAGCGATAGGAGGCGGGACACCTCCTGAAGCCCTCCCCATTTTTCCAGAGCTCGAGCTATGTCATAGCGTCCTAGCAATGAGCAGATGTAGAAAAATGAGATGCAACCAATCCAAAAGAGGTGAGTGATCCCATGGATGATGGAAATTTAACTCCTTTGCCACCCCAATAGCACCTCCAATGAGTTGCTGTTGGGATGTACATGAATAGAATATTCGTTAAAAAACATTGATTAtgaacttgtttatgttcgtttgcTTCTAGACGAATCAAAGTGAAAGTCTGACCACATTTACATACTCAGGCAAGTAACATTAGCATCCATGAAAAAGTAAGAATTTTGTCTGTCACTAACCTGCACGTTCCAAAGACTTCCTAGTGGGCATGTATGCAGGATCCATTCCCCAGTTTTTCTGAAACTGACTAATCTGAATAGTGGAAGCAAATAGTTTCACAAATTAATCAGTATAAGGCATCTGTAATTGGAGGTTTATAACATGCAATTTATGCTATAAATCTCTCAATATAAACCCCTCCCCCATTACATAGGTggggtttataattttttttataaacctatATCAAAATCTTGAGAccaggtttataaaaaaaaataatgaagagAGGAtagagagaaaattttaaaagaagtggAGTTTTTAAAAGGGAGAGGTTTTATGATAATAGAGAGTGGTTTTTAAAAGAAGTaaggtttttaacttttgatgtgaTAATGATGTGGCAGAGCATAAATCTCTTTAAGAGGTTTACGACTGCGGATGCCCTAACATGATTTGCTAAAGATGAATAAACACAAAATACGATAAATTCTAGCAGAAAGACTCGGCCAGATTCCTTGACGATGATTCAGATAACTTATACACAAGGTGAAAATATTGACAGTGATACTACTATTTTACCTCCTCCTGTAGATTTTCTAGGTTATCCCAGTAACCTCTGGGCTTTCGATGTTTGTAGGCAAGGGACAAGTTCATCAAGTTTGCAATCCTCCTAAATCCACCCATGCGAGTTATTGCCTTCTCGATATCCACTCTTCCGTGCAAGCGAAGCTGCTTTCTCATTGGCATAAACCCATCTTGGCCGTATTTTGAAATAAATGATGTGAGCTCCGTTTTAAGAACTTCAATATCTCTTTGTAAACCGGGAACTTTTGGTCTTTGCCGAAGACTATGCAAAGAGTTACCATCAAGGGCAGGCTGATCCAATTCATCCTTAGTGTCATTTAAAGAACTACCATCAGGACTGATATGGTCGTTGGAATGATTCTCTTGGTCACTATTCACAGATACTTTGTTTTCAATAAAATCACGGATCGAACATAAATTTGATGGTAGATCTTCATAAATAACCTGAAAATAGAGAATTTTATTATTTGTCACTCTGAgagaacaaaataaacacacacgGAAGACCAGCTAAATTACTGCAATTTGTGAGACCAGATTTCCAGGTCATAATATATACAGCCATTTGACAGTGAGTACTTCAAGTATTTGAAATCTAGTAACACTTAAATTGTCTAATATGAATGATATTGTTATTCTGCTCATAAATAGACCTCCTTAGTGGAAGAAAAGAACAGAGTTTAGCTATCTAGGATTATGATCATGAAGGAATAAATATAGCATCATCAAAGCTCATAATCACACGAGTTTAGTAAGAAATTAGAAGAGGAAATGAAATTTAAACTTCAAATATAGTCTAATCTGAAACTATTTAAACTGGCCCTCAAACCTGCACTATCACTATGAGTATCAAATGTGTTGCCATTTCTTGAAGAGAAATGATATAGCCCTGAGATATCTAAATGGAGTGTTTAGACATCATCTTCCATCCATGATTTTGTGGATAGGGCAGTGAAAGTATCAAAAATGCAGATACCTCTTCCAAGATAGCTTCTGAGAGGAAGCTATCTTTGTGCATTCTTGATTCTACAATATACTTTAACAAAGTGTGCTGATCTCCCAGCTGCTCCAGAATCCAATTCCCCTGAAAGGAGTCAAAGTCCCCTTCAACTTGCTCAAATTTGATTCTGTGCTCAAAGTCTTCACACAAATCTAACACCACGCGTGCATGAAACACCATATACAACAGGCCTTTGCAGCCCTCCTGCAAACATAATTTACTGAAATTTAAGATTCTAAAGGCCATAAAGCTACAAACATATCTCAAGAAAATTTATTCCATGAAGACAAAAGATGACAGTTTAACCAGAATACTCTGATTAGCAATCAAAGAATAACTATAGCAGATCATACATCAGAATACTCTGATTATCCTGGTCATGTCTTATTAACAATacatttaacttttaaaaatagaTTGTCAACAAAGAAGCTACAACACCATAGTCAGTTCATATAATCTCTTGCAACTTCCCTCCAGCTCAAACACCATAAAGAAATGCAAAAGAGATAATTGGCATTCATAACCTTCCTCTGAAAGGTTCTAGTGTCAACTACTAGGAAGGCCAATGAACAAGTAATTAGATTTAGCATCATCACTGTATCTAAGAAAGTCATCATCAGTGTAACTAAGAAAGTCGACATGTAAGATTGCAATAAATAAGATTTTACCTTAATAATGATATTAGCAACCAAATGAAGCAAGAGTTAAAGGTTTGTTCCTACCTGTAGAATGCGAACCTTGTTCTTTTCCCTATAGAGAATTTTGCTAATTGCTAAATTTGGAACAATCCTGTAATAAAAATGTTTGATTAGAGGATAAAGAAACAAAAGCAGAAGGAATGAACTAATAAGAGACTGTGTCAATAGAGGTTGgtggaaagaagagaaaaataCAGTGGATGATCATagctcaaaaa is drawn from Zingiber officinale cultivar Zhangliang chromosome 1B, Zo_v1.1, whole genome shotgun sequence and contains these coding sequences:
- the LOC121991815 gene encoding filament-like plant protein, translated to MNPGETESSGSLFSTEYLDKQEVARESLVGSSTNLAQLSNDPNNNLQVDGIAKHLAEKLSASLESICAKEELVKQHAKVAEEALLGWETSKKEVISIKQQLKDAIQMNTSLEERLGHVDDALKECVRQLRQSREEQEERIQEAIIKKASEWKSQKSRLETCLTELQSQLEAKTKTDSLLIHELCLKIEILEKENASLKCELVSLNEDFDTRTLDMELSIRAAETSSKQHLESIKKVRKLEAECRSLRARTPKSSLLNDSRLICNSLYGESLTDSQSDSAEKLFSLDNELSIPDSWASALISELDQFRNENQTIKNINSPVEIDLMDDFLEMERFAALTEADYGSSSLEHEADIDLGNLRQISSSKIAMLEEKIEKMTDEKEVLKTTLAEANSQLEISCNQCVVVENELAELHGQLSLVSGEKNTLEIKLEILEANRKRMELEHEAAYKEIMNLKHRVELLEGEVEVEEPLIAKLASRCQNAEPVDLEQKENELENKYAYWESTKSEKINLLEEDEEKRIPNGSACIYLNMDTFDSKKKELNWQVESKTFEPSKLHERFDPTERKSEVFGAQLAANHPITKVINAMADLPYGEVREDTSLSGDCEFDADLPEAKKIELVVQLELEQMEVQTLQEKVHILDKQMEGEKELAGEFESRCYTLEDELSRKRQDDLQLFANSN
- the LOC121991821 gene encoding V-type proton ATPase 16 kDa proteolipid subunit; protein product: MSSFSGDETAPFFGFLGAAAALVFSCMGAAYGTAKSGVGVASMGVMRPELVMKSIVPVVMAGVLGIYGLIIAVIISTGINPKAKSYYLFDGYAHLSSGLACGLAGLSAGMAIGIVGDAGVRANAQQPKLFVGMILILIFAEALALYGLIVGIILSSRAGQSRAD